A section of the Oncorhynchus gorbuscha isolate QuinsamMale2020 ecotype Even-year linkage group LG06, OgorEven_v1.0, whole genome shotgun sequence genome encodes:
- the LOC124038327 gene encoding B-cell receptor CD22-like: protein MFAGLLLFIPVLLAEDVAVLFCRKKSVCVLEGLSVKLSCGFTIQDTRRKLKEFYWFNNNNRKKWKDTTIPEELSEDPEYYGRLLHGAVGGFSQYSLTTTIINLRPSDSAEYKFRLNTQNSGWKNSESGTTVFVTGLKVIKNSDTVKEGQKVTLTCSTMCILSNNPNLTYIWYKNGRRLTNPKTLKTSLYLDPFSITDSGSYSCAVNDLCSPSLCLLDNCWDVKYAKKTICAITGSSVDLPCTYTYPSGQTITQTLWSKTVDAKGKPEALEYGDSVQYRGDKKTDCTLRITELTERDSANYSFRFKTQHGSYNDPFQVTLSVTDVFVKVSPDIVIEGEKVWISCSTSCILKQNSTDYIFYKDKLRLPSPNRHWVLYLDPVSSEDAGSYSCVLVGLENQPSLGATLTVRYPPRSTTVTVSTDQNKIVEGSSVTLTCSSDANPPMEKYTWYKRNGTKVSVLHGETDSYTIPSVSLGYINQYFCEAKNEIGAQNSTWDLTTDDRLVNVLTPVLCIVAVLTAGTLLVLSYYTLKQRNRGERADTPRVHYVSNDASNSAVSEEEGVDTLYAHPDDYDDIQRGIDEYDDIQDDTYSALQGDSRLSMYDYIPKRESP from the coding sequence ATGTTTGCAGGACTTCTCCTCTTTATACCAGTTCTACTGGCTGAAGATGTGGCAGTTTTATTTTGTAGAAAGAAGAGTGTTTGCGTCTTAGAAGGATTATCTGTAAAATTGTCCTGCGGTTTCACAATCCAAGATACCAGACGTAAATTAAAAGAATTCTACTggtttaacaacaacaacaggaagaaATGGAAGGACACAACTATTCCGGAGGAACTGAGTGAAGACCCAGAGTATTATGGTCGTTTGTTACATGGTGCTGTTGGGGGTTTTAGTCAATATTCCCTAACTACTACGATCATAAATTTGAGACCAAGTGACTCTGCTGAGTATAAGTTTAGACTTAACACACAGAACTCAGGATGGAAGAACAGCGAATCTGGAACAACTGTTTTTGTCACAGGTCTGAAGGTGATTAAGAATTCGGACACTGTGAAAGAGGGACAAAAAGTAACACTGACCTGCAGTACCATGTGTATCCTGAGTAACAACCCCAACCTTACTTACATCTGGTATAAGAATGGACGACGACTAACCAACCCAAAGACCCTGAAGACCAGCCTGTACCTAGACCCATTCAGCATTACGGATTCTGGCAGTTACTCCTGTGCTGTAAATGATCTCTGTTCTCCTTCACTTTGTCTCCTGGATAACTGTTGGGATGTAAAATACGCAAAGAAGACAATCTGCGCCATAACCgggtcatctgtggatctgcctTGCACTTACACATACCCCAGTGGTCAGACCATCACACAGACTCTCTGGTCAAAAACTGTGGATGCTAAAGGGAAGCCTGAAGCCCTGGAGTATGGAGATAGTGTGCAGTACCGTGGAGACAAGAAGACTGACTGCACCCTGAGAATCACAGAGCTCACAGAGAGAGACTCAGCCAACTACAGTTTCAGATTCAAAACACAACATGGGAGCTACAATGACCCATTTCAGgtcactctgtctgtcacagATGTATTTGTAAAGGTTAGTCCTGACATCgtcatagagggagagaaagtctGGATCTCGTGCTCAACATCCTGCATTCTGAAGCAAAACTCTACTGACTACATCTTCTACAAGGACAAACTTCGCCTACCTAGCCCTAACAGACACTGGGTCTTGTACCTTGACCCAGTCAGCAGTGAGGATGCAGGCAGCTACTCCTGTGTATTGGTTGGCCTCGAGAATCAGCCCTCCCTTGGAGCTACACTCACTGTGAGATATCCTCCAAGGTCCACCACCGTGACGGTCAGCACAGATCAGAATAAAATAGTGGAAGGCAGTTCAGTGACTCTGACCTGTAGCAGCGATGCCAACCCACCAATGGAGAAATACACCTGGTACAAAAGGAACGGAACTAAAGTGAGCGtcttacatggagaaacagataGTTACACCATCCCCAGTGTCAGTCTTGGGTACATTAACCAGTACTTCTGTGAGGCTAAGAATGAGATTGGTGCTCAGAACTCTACCTGGGACCTGACCACAGATGATAGACTAGTGAATGTCTTGACTCCTGTACTGTGCATTGTGGCTGTCCTGACTGCTGGAACTCTTCTCGTTCTCAGCTACTACACACTGAAACAGAGAAACCGCGGAGAAAGAGCTGATACACCGAGAGTCCATTATGTCAGTAATGATGCCTCCAACTCCGCTGTGAGTGAGGAGGAGGGCGTAGATACTCTCTACGCTCACCCTGATGACTATGATGACATACAGCGTGGCATTGATGAGTACGATGACATACAGGATGACACCTACTCAGCCCTTCAGGGAGACTCTCGCCTCTCGATGTACGATTATATCCCAAAGAGAGAATCACCATAG